One segment of Marvinbryantia formatexigens DSM 14469 DNA contains the following:
- the yyaC gene encoding spore protease YyaC gives MKTISSKVHYINGKEKTAPELLAAQLGQLISVVCPPGVPPVFVCIGSDRVTGDSLGPLVGTRLQYADNFTLPVYGTLDFPIHALNLKDAMRSVKYFHPGSPVIAVDASLGARRHQHYITVSHGSLCPGSGVDKKLMEVGDIAITGIINTTGEFSQLILQTTRLSTVMSLAECIFQGILLAVTPIL, from the coding sequence ATGAAAACAATTTCTTCGAAGGTTCATTACATTAACGGAAAAGAAAAAACTGCCCCGGAGCTGCTTGCTGCGCAGCTGGGACAGTTGATTTCTGTTGTTTGCCCGCCGGGAGTTCCGCCGGTTTTCGTCTGTATCGGGAGCGACCGCGTGACTGGCGACAGCCTCGGCCCGCTGGTGGGCACAAGGCTGCAGTACGCCGATAATTTTACACTGCCCGTCTATGGAACACTGGATTTCCCGATTCATGCCCTGAATCTGAAGGACGCTATGCGTTCTGTAAAATATTTTCATCCGGGCAGTCCGGTCATCGCCGTCGACGCCTCGCTGGGCGCAAGACGCCACCAGCATTATATCACCGTATCCCACGGCAGTCTCTGCCCCGGCTCCGGTGTGGATAAAAAGCTGATGGAGGTCGGCGACATCGCCATCACCGGCATCATCAATACCACCGGCGAATTTTCACAGTTAATCCTCCAGACAACGCGCCTGTCCACTGTGATGTCACTGGCGGAGTGCATTTTCCAGGGGATTCTGCTGGCGGTTACGCCCATTCTTTAA
- a CDS encoding MATE family efflux transporter gives MKLIFLFALPMCVGNILQQLYNTVDTFVIGNYCSSVSLAAVGTSSQPVEILLCVFVGLGNGVSILAAQHTGNGNIENLKEVVSTAVSFLYLCAIPVTILGLLAGADILKVMQVPESTWELSVRYMRIIFLGVLGNLGYNMNAGILRGLGDSRSSLLFLVISCIINIVLDFIFVAGLGMDVAGAALATIIAMFSSWLFSILYIRKKYPELAFTILPRRMKKEILLEIIRIGLPLGLINSIYSIGHVLLQSLINMQGAAFMAACAVASKVTSIANVTINSFSSAATTFSGQNLGAGKYVRLCKSSLKIPLVSGAFSFAGGMIVLFFGREILGLFTSDAEVLDMALIYLRVTLPYFWAYAIFNGFICFANGLGEVRYPMIVSILALWAVRIPCAHLIARFFDGRYMMACFPASFLFGMCAMLLFFRSKRWKEIKRLAKEEQQDT, from the coding sequence ATGAAACTGATTTTTTTGTTCGCACTTCCGATGTGCGTGGGAAATATTCTGCAGCAGCTTTACAATACGGTAGATACGTTTGTGATTGGAAATTATTGCAGCTCCGTATCGCTTGCTGCGGTGGGCACCAGTTCACAGCCGGTGGAAATCCTGTTGTGTGTCTTTGTGGGACTGGGAAACGGGGTTTCTATTCTGGCGGCCCAGCACACAGGGAACGGAAATATTGAGAATTTAAAAGAAGTGGTTTCCACAGCCGTGTCGTTTCTGTATCTTTGCGCCATTCCTGTTACGATTCTGGGATTGCTGGCGGGAGCGGATATTCTGAAGGTTATGCAGGTGCCGGAGAGCACCTGGGAGCTTTCTGTGCGCTATATGAGAATTATTTTTCTGGGGGTACTGGGAAATCTGGGTTATAATATGAATGCCGGAATCCTCAGAGGCCTGGGGGACAGCCGGTCTTCACTTTTATTTCTGGTTATCTCCTGTATCATTAATATTGTACTGGATTTTATTTTTGTAGCCGGACTTGGCATGGATGTGGCAGGAGCTGCTCTTGCCACCATCATTGCCATGTTTTCTTCCTGGCTGTTCAGCATTCTCTATATCCGGAAAAAATATCCGGAGCTTGCGTTTACTATCCTGCCCAGGCGGATGAAAAAAGAGATTCTGCTGGAAATTATACGGATCGGGCTGCCGCTGGGTCTGATTAATTCTATTTATTCTATTGGACATGTGCTGCTGCAATCCCTGATTAATATGCAGGGCGCCGCTTTTATGGCCGCCTGTGCCGTGGCAAGTAAGGTAACCAGCATTGCCAATGTAACGATTAATTCCTTCTCATCGGCCGCCACCACCTTTTCCGGACAGAATCTGGGCGCCGGAAAATATGTACGGCTTTGCAAAAGCAGTCTGAAGATACCGCTGGTTTCGGGGGCGTTCAGTTTTGCAGGGGGAATGATTGTCCTGTTTTTTGGACGGGAGATTCTGGGACTTTTTACCTCAGATGCTGAGGTCCTGGATATGGCACTCATCTATCTGCGGGTAACTTTGCCCTATTTCTGGGCGTATGCCATATTTAACGGATTTATCTGTTTCGCCAATGGTCTTGGAGAAGTGCGGTATCCGATGATTGTAAGCATCCTTGCACTGTGGGCGGTAAGGATTCCCTGCGCTCACCTTATTGCACGCTTCTTTGACGGAAGATACATGATGGCATGTTTTCCGGCAAGCTTCCTGTTTGGAATGTGCGCGATGCTTCTGTTCTTCAGAAGTAAGCGGTGGAAGGAAATCAAAAGGCTGGCGAAGGAAGAGCAGCAGGATACATAA
- a CDS encoding LysM peptidoglycan-binding domain-containing protein, protein MPEISKEWKMPKNIRQIGDGGGERKVYVEDYVITFLEKISAEDAQKKAVLLGEVHEPEQYPCIFVSGAIEADSLSMDEGERGALQEKIQRCFAGKSVVGWFMTAEESPVCKVPEMKEIFQKEFPGEDQVLIVRDAQEEETSVFRMEGDEPVMQPGFYIYYDKNPAMQEYMIAQSGGKSVEKEEPVKDDAIKRFRKIIKEKKKMPQIAIPAKGRLVYLTGGLLVVTVLALGVTMVYNYDKMKEVEQNLARLTSNVDSQSSYLEEDAEAAQVMLHMEDDAALQNGISAGRQTEETEETELLTETVTPQTAGSSAEAEDSPAAQIMQDNNAVQEEGITQTEAQTESTEDADTTVQTTAVARASYTVKAGDTLAGISEMYYGSLDKVAEICTLNGIDDENTILPGQKILLP, encoded by the coding sequence ATGCCAGAAATAAGCAAAGAATGGAAAATGCCGAAAAATATCCGGCAGATTGGCGATGGAGGCGGAGAGAGAAAGGTTTATGTGGAAGACTATGTGATAACCTTTCTGGAAAAAATTTCGGCGGAGGATGCACAGAAAAAAGCTGTGCTGCTGGGGGAGGTACACGAGCCGGAGCAGTATCCCTGCATTTTTGTGAGCGGCGCCATAGAGGCAGACAGCCTTTCTATGGATGAGGGGGAGAGAGGGGCGCTGCAGGAAAAAATACAGCGCTGCTTCGCCGGAAAAAGTGTTGTCGGCTGGTTTATGACGGCGGAGGAATCGCCGGTCTGCAAGGTGCCGGAAATGAAGGAAATCTTTCAGAAGGAATTTCCGGGCGAGGACCAGGTGCTGATTGTGCGGGACGCCCAGGAGGAGGAAACCTCTGTTTTCAGAATGGAGGGGGATGAACCGGTAATGCAGCCGGGTTTTTATATTTATTACGACAAAAATCCGGCGATGCAGGAGTACATGATTGCGCAGAGCGGCGGAAAATCAGTGGAAAAGGAGGAGCCGGTGAAAGATGACGCCATTAAGCGGTTCCGCAAAATCATTAAAGAAAAGAAAAAGATGCCGCAGATTGCCATTCCGGCAAAGGGACGGCTGGTTTATCTGACGGGAGGACTTCTGGTGGTGACAGTGCTGGCGCTCGGCGTCACGATGGTGTATAATTACGACAAAATGAAAGAGGTGGAACAGAACCTTGCGCGGCTTACGAGTAATGTAGACAGCCAGAGCAGCTATCTGGAGGAGGACGCGGAGGCGGCGCAGGTAATGTTACATATGGAGGATGATGCGGCGCTGCAGAACGGGATTTCTGCCGGGCGGCAGACGGAAGAGACAGAGGAAACAGAGCTGCTGACGGAGACGGTCACGCCGCAGACAGCAGGAAGCAGCGCGGAAGCAGAGGATTCCCCGGCGGCGCAGATCATGCAGGACAATAATGCGGTGCAGGAAGAGGGTATAACGCAGACAGAAGCACAGACGGAGAGCACAGAGGATGCGGACACGACGGTGCAGACGACGGCGGTTGCGCGGGCTTCCTACACCGTGAAGGCGGGCGATACGCTTGCCGGAATCAGCGAGATGTACTATGGAAGTCTGGATAAGGTGGCGGAAATCTGCACCCTGAATGGCATTGACGATGAAAACACGATTCTTCCGGGACAGAAAATTTTGCTTCCATAA
- a CDS encoding YbaB/EbfC family nucleoid-associated protein, producing the protein MAKRGGFPGGMPGNMNNLMKQAQKMQKQMEENQKALEEKEFTAAAGGGAVEVTISGKREVLKVSLKEEVVDPDDIEMLEDLIMAATNEALRKVEEESSAVMSKLTGGLGGGFSF; encoded by the coding sequence ATGGCGAAACGCGGAGGCTTTCCGGGCGGAATGCCCGGTAATATGAACAATCTGATGAAGCAGGCGCAGAAGATGCAGAAGCAGATGGAGGAGAACCAGAAGGCGCTGGAGGAGAAGGAATTTACAGCGGCGGCAGGCGGCGGCGCTGTGGAGGTGACGATTTCCGGCAAACGTGAAGTCTTGAAGGTCAGCCTGAAGGAAGAGGTGGTCGATCCGGACGATATCGAGATGCTGGAGGACCTGATCATGGCGGCGACGAATGAGGCGCTGCGCAAGGTGGAAGAGGAATCCAGTGCGGTTATGTCGAAGCTGACCGGTGGTCTGGGCGGAGGCTTTTCGTTCTGA
- a CDS encoding transketolase yields MNKLELQKTANEIRKGIVTAVHSAKAGHPGGSLSAAEVFTYLYFEEMNIDPKDPKKPDRDRFVLSKGHTAPGLYSALAHRGYFPVEDLKTLRKLGSYLQGHPSMQYIPGVDMSSGSLGQGISAACGMALSAKMSNEDYRVYTLLGDGEIQEGQVWEAAMFAGARKLDNLVVIVDNNGLQIDGRIEDVCNPYPIDKKFEAFNFHVINVADGNDFDQLKAAFDEARATKGMPTAIVMKTVKGKGVSFMENQVSWHGTAPNDEQYAIAMADLEKAGEALCQM; encoded by the coding sequence ATGAACAAGTTAGAGTTACAAAAGACTGCTAACGAAATCCGTAAAGGCATCGTTACGGCAGTTCACAGTGCAAAAGCAGGGCATCCGGGCGGTTCCCTGTCTGCAGCAGAGGTGTTTACATATCTTTATTTTGAAGAAATGAACATCGACCCGAAGGACCCGAAAAAACCGGACCGCGACCGTTTCGTTCTCTCAAAGGGACACACGGCTCCGGGGCTTTATTCCGCGCTGGCGCACAGAGGCTATTTCCCGGTGGAGGATCTGAAAACGCTGCGTAAGCTGGGCTCCTACCTGCAGGGGCATCCGAGTATGCAGTACATTCCGGGCGTAGATATGTCCAGCGGTTCTCTCGGACAGGGCATTTCCGCGGCATGCGGCATGGCGCTTTCCGCAAAGATGAGCAATGAGGACTACCGCGTATATACGCTGCTCGGCGACGGTGAGATCCAGGAAGGACAGGTCTGGGAGGCGGCGATGTTTGCCGGTGCCAGAAAGCTGGACAACCTGGTAGTTATCGTAGATAACAACGGTCTGCAGATCGACGGCAGAATCGAGGATGTATGTAATCCGTACCCGATTGACAAAAAATTCGAAGCGTTCAATTTCCACGTTATCAACGTGGCGGACGGCAACGATTTCGACCAGTTAAAAGCGGCGTTCGACGAGGCGAGGGCCACAAAGGGTATGCCGACGGCAATCGTTATGAAGACCGTAAAAGGAAAAGGCGTATCCTTCATGGAAAATCAGGTATCCTGGCACGGCACGGCTCCGAACGACGAGCAGTACGCGATTGCTATGGCAGACTTAGAAAAGGCAGGTGAAGCATTATGTCAGATGTAA
- a CDS encoding DUF5711 family protein translates to MWNIKNIKFPRPSFAGKWKETIKKITERKKEKAQADMQSDEMMSLSEKLRLHRDKVHLRTVLLAAVVLLVVGGAFVYSRVRVFRHYRVLSSVERSDDTATSYVRIGSRTLKCNPNGVTCVNDSGDVQWNVTFTLQSPVVDVCDTTVAVGDQGGQDVYVFDENGQMGHFEVEYTLTKVRVAKQGVVAAVLEDGASTYINVYDVEGNLLVKSKTSMNETGYPLDVDISQDGQKMMVSYLAVDNSDVKTDVVFYNFSSVGQSQTDYQVNSVELGGIVVPEVHFLGGSYAVAFRDDGLVFFRGRQVPEQGAEITVEQEIISVFHTDDYVGMITASDDETHKYKMQVYRADGSRCGTGYFDMDYANVIAADGEIILYGTDEMEIYSTGGRKKASLEYEKQIYGIIKTGGFRKYQVITPDSTDTIRLR, encoded by the coding sequence ATGTGGAATATAAAAAATATAAAATTTCCCCGTCCTTCTTTTGCGGGGAAATGGAAAGAAACCATAAAGAAGATAACAGAAAGAAAAAAAGAAAAAGCGCAGGCGGATATGCAGAGCGACGAGATGATGAGTCTCTCCGAAAAGCTGAGGCTGCACCGGGATAAGGTGCATCTGCGGACAGTGCTGCTGGCAGCGGTGGTGCTGCTGGTGGTAGGAGGGGCGTTTGTATACAGCCGCGTCAGAGTGTTCCGGCACTACCGCGTGCTCTCAAGTGTGGAGCGCTCTGACGATACTGCCACCAGCTATGTGCGCATCGGCAGCCGGACGCTCAAATGCAATCCAAACGGGGTGACGTGCGTCAACGATTCCGGCGACGTGCAGTGGAACGTCACCTTTACCCTGCAGAGTCCGGTTGTGGACGTCTGTGACACCACGGTGGCGGTGGGCGACCAGGGAGGACAGGATGTCTATGTGTTTGATGAAAACGGACAGATGGGGCATTTTGAGGTGGAATATACGCTGACGAAGGTCCGCGTGGCAAAACAGGGTGTTGTTGCGGCGGTGCTGGAGGACGGCGCCTCCACTTATATAAATGTATACGATGTGGAGGGCAATCTGCTGGTAAAGAGCAAGACCTCCATGAATGAGACCGGTTATCCGCTGGACGTTGATATCTCGCAGGACGGGCAGAAAATGATGGTTTCCTATCTGGCGGTAGACAATTCGGATGTAAAGACGGATGTAGTATTTTATAATTTTTCCTCTGTCGGGCAGAGCCAGACGGATTATCAGGTGAACAGCGTGGAGCTTGGCGGGATCGTGGTGCCGGAGGTGCACTTCCTGGGCGGCAGCTATGCGGTGGCGTTCCGGGATGATGGTCTTGTGTTTTTCCGGGGAAGACAGGTTCCGGAACAGGGCGCGGAGATTACCGTGGAGCAGGAAATCATCAGCGTTTTTCACACGGATGATTATGTCGGCATGATTACTGCGTCTGATGATGAGACGCATAAGTATAAAATGCAGGTTTACCGTGCGGACGGAAGCAGATGCGGCACGGGGTATTTTGATATGGATTACGCCAATGTCATTGCAGCCGACGGGGAAATTATCCTTTATGGGACGGATGAGATGGAAATTTACAGCACAGGCGGAAGAAAAAAGGCTTCTCTGGAATATGAAAAGCAGATTTACGGTATCATAAAAACAGGCGGATTCCGTAAGTACCAGGTGATTACGCCGGACAGCACGGATACGATAAGACTGAGGTAG
- the recR gene encoding recombination mediator RecR, which translates to MEYYSRQISRLIEEFSKLPGIGAKSAQRMAFHIINRPEEEVKALAQAILDAKENVRYCKQCFTLTDSELCPICSNPKRDAKTIMVVENTRDLAAYEKTGKYEGVYHVLHGAISPMLGIGPNDIRLKELMQRLQGDVNEVIIATNSSLEGETTAMYISKLIKPTGIKVTRIASGVPVGGDLEYIDQVTLLRALEGRTEL; encoded by the coding sequence ATGGAATATTACAGCAGACAGATCAGCCGCCTGATTGAAGAGTTTTCCAAGCTTCCCGGAATCGGCGCAAAGTCTGCGCAGCGCATGGCGTTTCATATCATCAATCGTCCAGAGGAGGAGGTAAAGGCTCTTGCACAGGCGATTCTGGACGCCAAAGAAAACGTCCGTTACTGTAAGCAGTGCTTTACGCTGACGGACAGCGAGCTCTGTCCCATCTGCAGCAATCCGAAACGGGATGCAAAGACGATTATGGTTGTGGAGAACACCAGAGATCTGGCGGCGTATGAAAAAACCGGAAAATATGAGGGCGTGTACCATGTACTGCACGGCGCAATCTCCCCGATGCTGGGAATCGGACCGAACGACATCCGCCTGAAGGAGCTCATGCAGCGCCTGCAGGGCGACGTCAATGAAGTCATTATTGCGACCAATTCCAGCCTGGAGGGCGAGACGACCGCCATGTACATCAGTAAGCTGATAAAACCGACCGGCATAAAGGTGACGCGGATTGCAAGCGGCGTCCCCGTGGGCGGCGACCTGGAATATATCGACCAGGTCACGCTTCTGCGCGCGCTGGAGGGCAGGACGGAGCTGTAG
- a CDS encoding transketolase family protein: MSDVKKIATRESYGNALVEVGKENPNVVVLDADLAAATKTGTFKKVFPERHIDCGIAECNMTGVAAGLATTGKIPFISSFAMFAAGRNFEQVRNSIGYPHLNVKIGATHAGISVGEDGASHQCNEDIALMRTIPGMVVVCPSDDVEAKAAVKAAVEHEGPVYLRFGRLAVPVINDRPDYKFELGKGVVLREGKDLTIVATGLPVAECLAAADMLAKDGIDAKVINIHTIKPLDEELIIAAAKETGKVVTVEEHSVIGGLGSAVCDCLCANAPTKVLKIGMNDKFGESGAAVALLHKYGLDAEGIYNKIKEWA, encoded by the coding sequence ATGTCAGATGTAAAGAAGATTGCAACCAGAGAAAGCTACGGCAACGCGCTCGTAGAGGTGGGAAAGGAAAATCCGAACGTAGTCGTTCTGGACGCTGACCTTGCGGCAGCTACCAAGACAGGTACCTTTAAGAAAGTATTCCCGGAGCGTCACATTGACTGCGGTATCGCAGAGTGCAACATGACAGGCGTGGCGGCAGGTCTTGCAACCACCGGAAAGATTCCGTTTATCAGCTCTTTCGCAATGTTTGCAGCAGGACGTAACTTTGAGCAGGTGCGCAATTCCATCGGTTATCCGCATCTGAATGTAAAGATCGGTGCAACTCACGCCGGCATTTCTGTGGGCGAGGACGGCGCGAGCCATCAGTGCAACGAGGATATTGCTCTTATGAGAACGATTCCGGGCATGGTTGTCGTATGCCCGTCTGATGATGTGGAAGCAAAGGCAGCCGTAAAGGCGGCGGTAGAGCATGAGGGACCGGTATATCTGCGTTTCGGACGTCTGGCAGTTCCGGTAATCAACGACCGCCCGGACTATAAATTTGAGCTTGGAAAGGGCGTTGTGCTCCGCGAGGGCAAGGACCTCACCATCGTTGCGACCGGTCTTCCGGTAGCTGAGTGCCTGGCAGCAGCGGACATGCTGGCGAAAGACGGCATCGACGCAAAGGTTATCAACATCCACACCATCAAACCGCTGGACGAGGAGCTGATCATCGCGGCGGCAAAGGAAACCGGCAAAGTAGTGACCGTGGAGGAGCACTCCGTTATCGGCGGTCTTGGCAGCGCTGTATGCGACTGCCTGTGCGCAAATGCGCCGACGAAGGTCCTGAAAATCGGCATGAATGATAAATTCGGCGAGTCCGGTGCGGCAGTTGCCCTGCTTCATAAATACGGACTGGATGCGGAAGGCATCTACAACAAGATTAAAGAATGGGCGTAA
- a CDS encoding 6-phosphofructokinase, giving the protein MLRVGLLTSGGDCQALNATMRGIVKGLSSNVEELEVYGFLNGYKGLIYGDYRLLTAQDFSGILTKGGTIIGSSRQPFKMMRVPDEKGLDKVEAMKQNYYKLRLDCLVILGGNGTQKTANLLREEGLNIIHMPKTIDNDIYGTDMTFGFYSAVNIATEAIDCIHTTASSHNRVFIVEIMGHKVGQLCLYAGIAGGADIILIPEIPYDIDKVIEAIDHRTKQGKGFTVIAVAEGAISKEKAAMGKKELKEYMKDNKHPAVSYEIAAEIEERSGTEVRVTVPGHTQRGGSPCPYDRVLSTRLGAACAKAILNGDYGYMIGIVNGKTKKVPLGEVAGKLKTVSPDDQIVKEAKLIGISFGD; this is encoded by the coding sequence ATGTTACGAGTTGGATTATTGACGAGCGGCGGAGACTGCCAGGCGCTGAACGCGACCATGCGCGGCATTGTAAAGGGATTATCATCCAATGTGGAAGAGCTGGAGGTCTACGGCTTCCTCAATGGTTATAAAGGTCTTATTTACGGTGATTACCGCCTGCTGACAGCACAGGATTTTTCCGGTATCCTGACAAAGGGCGGCACGATTATCGGTTCGTCCAGACAGCCGTTTAAAATGATGCGTGTACCGGACGAAAAGGGTCTGGACAAGGTAGAGGCGATGAAACAGAATTACTACAAGCTGCGCCTGGACTGCCTGGTAATTCTCGGCGGAAACGGTACGCAGAAGACGGCGAACCTGCTCCGCGAGGAAGGGCTGAATATCATTCATATGCCGAAGACCATCGATAACGATATCTATGGAACGGATATGACCTTCGGTTTTTACAGTGCGGTAAATATTGCCACGGAGGCTATCGACTGCATCCACACGACGGCTTCTTCTCACAACCGTGTATTTATCGTGGAAATTATGGGACATAAGGTGGGACAGCTCTGTCTGTACGCTGGCATTGCAGGCGGCGCAGATATCATTCTGATTCCGGAAATCCCTTACGATATCGACAAGGTAATCGAGGCGATCGACCACAGAACGAAGCAGGGCAAGGGCTTTACCGTCATTGCGGTTGCGGAAGGCGCCATTTCCAAGGAAAAGGCGGCGATGGGCAAGAAAGAGCTGAAGGAATACATGAAGGATAACAAGCACCCGGCGGTTTCCTACGAAATCGCGGCGGAGATTGAGGAACGCTCCGGCACAGAGGTGCGCGTGACGGTTCCGGGACATACCCAGCGCGGCGGCAGTCCGTGTCCGTATGACCGTGTGCTCTCCACGAGACTGGGCGCGGCGTGCGCAAAGGCAATCCTGAACGGCGATTACGGCTATATGATTGGTATTGTCAACGGCAAAACGAAAAAGGTGCCGCTCGGAGAAGTGGCGGGCAAGCTGAAAACCGTCTCTCCGGACGACCAGATCGTAAAAGAAGCAAAATTAATCGGTATCAGTTTTGGTGACTAG
- the dnaX gene encoding DNA polymerase III subunit gamma/tau yields the protein MSYTALYRKFRPDTFADVKGQDAVVQTLKNQIKSGRVGHAYLFCGTRGTGKTTIAKIMAKAVNCEHPVDGSPCNECATCRAIAAGSSLNVIEIDAASNNGVDNIREIREEVSYSPTEGRYKVYIIDEVHMLSIGAFNALLKTLEEPPSYVIFILATTEANKLPVTILSRCQRYDFKRIPVATIEERLQELLAAEKLEAEDKAVRYIARKADGALRDALSLLDQCIAFFPGQKLTYEQTLDVLGAVDTEVFSRILRKVLKQDVRGLMEELEELVMQGRELGQFVTDFTWYLRNLLLLKSSDDMEEVLDVSAENLKLLQEEAGMVREDTLMRYIRIFSELSNRMRYESSKRIVLEVALIKLCRPQMETDYTSILERVRNLERQLAEGVVITQQAGGDAGGHISAPAKADSPLPEEMPQKAAPEDVQRVVSMWKSIAGEAGGRFGMVLQTKAEPRYDPSEDKSCLYVVFQDFQGEKYIHDAEKKTLLENIIESKIGKKMEIKMVLADDMKNGSQKLYAVSVDEKLREKIHNIEIEVDDSPVDVF from the coding sequence ATGTCATACACTGCATTATACCGCAAATTCCGTCCTGACACCTTCGCGGATGTGAAGGGGCAGGACGCAGTTGTGCAGACACTGAAAAATCAGATAAAATCAGGACGCGTCGGACATGCCTACCTGTTCTGCGGAACAAGGGGCACCGGAAAAACCACCATTGCCAAAATCATGGCGAAGGCGGTAAACTGTGAACACCCGGTGGACGGCAGTCCGTGCAACGAGTGTGCGACCTGCCGCGCGATAGCGGCGGGGAGCTCGCTGAATGTCATAGAAATTGACGCGGCGTCCAACAACGGCGTGGATAATATCCGCGAGATCCGCGAGGAGGTTTCTTATTCGCCGACGGAGGGACGCTATAAGGTTTATATTATTGATGAAGTTCATATGCTTTCCATCGGCGCATTTAATGCGCTTTTAAAAACGTTGGAGGAACCGCCCTCCTACGTTATTTTTATTCTTGCGACCACGGAGGCGAATAAGCTCCCGGTGACGATCCTTTCCCGGTGCCAGCGCTACGACTTTAAGCGTATTCCGGTGGCGACCATTGAGGAACGTCTGCAGGAGCTTCTTGCGGCGGAAAAACTGGAGGCGGAGGACAAGGCGGTGCGCTACATTGCCCGCAAGGCGGACGGTGCGCTGCGCGACGCGTTAAGTCTTCTGGACCAGTGTATTGCCTTTTTTCCGGGGCAGAAGCTTACCTATGAGCAGACGCTGGATGTGCTTGGAGCGGTGGACACGGAGGTGTTCAGCCGTATCCTGCGCAAGGTATTAAAACAGGATGTGCGCGGACTGATGGAAGAGCTGGAGGAGCTGGTCATGCAGGGACGCGAGCTGGGGCAGTTTGTCACTGACTTTACCTGGTACCTGCGCAATCTTCTGCTGCTGAAATCCTCAGACGATATGGAAGAGGTGCTGGATGTTTCCGCGGAAAATCTAAAGCTTCTGCAGGAAGAGGCGGGCATGGTCCGGGAGGATACGCTGATGCGCTACATCCGTATTTTTTCTGAGCTGTCCAACCGTATGCGCTATGAATCGTCAAAGCGGATCGTGCTGGAGGTGGCGCTGATCAAGCTTTGCCGTCCGCAGATGGAGACGGATTATACGTCTATTCTGGAACGCGTCCGCAATCTGGAGCGGCAGCTTGCGGAGGGCGTGGTAATTACGCAGCAGGCAGGCGGCGACGCGGGCGGCCACATAAGCGCTCCCGCAAAGGCGGATTCCCCGCTTCCGGAGGAGATGCCCCAAAAGGCGGCGCCGGAGGATGTGCAGAGAGTGGTATCCATGTGGAAGAGCATTGCCGGCGAGGCGGGCGGAAGATTTGGCATGGTGCTGCAGACGAAGGCGGAGCCGCGCTACGACCCGTCGGAGGATAAAAGCTGCCTGTACGTTGTGTTCCAGGATTTCCAGGGCGAAAAGTATATCCACGACGCGGAGAAAAAAACGCTGCTTGAGAATATTATTGAATCAAAGATCGGCAAAAAGATGGAAATAAAAATGGTTCTGGCGGACGATATGAAAAATGGCAGCCAGAAGCTTTATGCTGTGTCCGTGGATGAAAAACTGCGGGAAAAGATTCATAATATAGAAATTGAGGTAGACGATTCCCCTGTAGATGTGTTTTAA
- a CDS encoding CvpA family protein — MNLLTIIVIIIFAISVLHGYRRGFIKSLASMVSIVLSIVLVNIATPYVTEFLKTQTPLYDYILEKCEDAFRISDTDGSSGGQTETEAPSGGTEAADGTVNLAALDKQSGTAADMLMLSASDTGENALPAGRDNGTAETENNAGTRGESGTTASAQDGNAGWQDEWIDNLKIPQALRDLLKENNTPEYYRRIAADSFAEYVPRYMAGLILSLISFVVTWVLVISFIWLAVMMLDVIVSLPVLRGINQILGLVLGFLQGLIIVWVAFLIITIFSSTDIGGQLMEMIAESPVLSGIYDTNLLLEFLQDTVKSLF; from the coding sequence ATGAATTTACTGACGATTATTGTAATTATAATTTTTGCAATTTCTGTTTTGCACGGCTATCGCAGGGGTTTTATCAAGAGCCTTGCGTCTATGGTGTCGATTGTTCTGTCTATCGTTCTGGTGAACATTGCCACACCGTATGTGACGGAGTTTCTGAAAACGCAGACGCCTCTCTATGATTATATTCTGGAGAAATGTGAGGATGCTTTCCGTATTTCCGATACGGACGGCTCCTCCGGCGGACAGACAGAGACGGAAGCGCCGTCCGGCGGCACGGAGGCGGCGGATGGAACGGTGAACCTTGCCGCTCTGGATAAGCAGAGCGGGACGGCGGCGGATATGCTCATGCTTTCTGCGTCTGATACGGGAGAAAACGCGCTGCCCGCCGGCAGGGATAACGGGACGGCGGAGACGGAAAACAATGCGGGGACACGCGGTGAGAGCGGGACAACTGCGTCTGCGCAGGACGGGAACGCCGGATGGCAGGACGAATGGATTGATAATCTGAAAATCCCGCAGGCGCTCCGGGACCTTCTGAAGGAGAATAATACGCCCGAATACTACCGGAGGATAGCGGCGGACAGCTTTGCGGAGTATGTGCCGCGCTATATGGCGGGACTGATTTTAAGTCTGATTTCTTTTGTTGTTACCTGGGTGCTGGTGATAAGCTTTATCTGGCTTGCCGTTATGATGCTGGATGTTATTGTGTCGCTTCCGGTATTGCGGGGAATCAACCAGATACTTGGTCTGGTGCTCGGATTTTTGCAGGGACTCATTATTGTGTGGGTCGCCTTTCTGATTATTACCATATTCAGCAGCACGGACATAGGCGGGCAGCTTATGGAAATGATTGCGGAAAGTCCGGTCCTCAGCGGAATTTATGATACCAATCTTCTGCTGGAGTTTTTGCAGGATACTGTGAAAAGCCTGTTTTGA